The Vanrija pseudolonga chromosome 1, complete sequence genomic sequence AAGGAGGACCCGTGGCCGGGAACCAAGGTGGACCGGTCGCCGCTCGTCTGCGGGATGGGCATgctcgcggcgtcggtgccctCGGCCACTGTCGcgcggctgcgcgagcaAACAAAGCGCAACCACATCGGGTCCCTGCACGCCGTGTACAAgatggccttctcggccgccatCTGGTCCGTGTTCCTCTCGGACGAGATCGAGCCCAAgcgcatcgtcgccgccacggcgcgcgacgaccgccgcccaGAGCTCGGCCACTCGGCCATGACGAACAACTACGTCCAGAGCCCAGAGTACGACAGCAAGATCTCGCCCAATGTCAACTTTTGGtccggcgcgcgccagctcaGCGACTACCTTCGCTCGAGCACGacagcggccgaggcgcgcatGACGCTCGGGCTGCTCACGCAGATCCCCGACCCGGAGATCGACCCCAGCTCGCCGGAATTCGACCCGTCCGCACCGACGGGCTGGGAGCGCTTCTTCATccagcgctcggcgtcggccacgCCGTTCCGCAACAGCTTCGCAATCACCAACATTGGCACGACCGAGctgccgcccggcgcgctcgaccagctctGGGGCCAGTCGTCGAACCCCTTTGCGCCGGTGTACAACCTCCAGCTGTTCGAgcacgagggcggcgtcCGCATGACCGCGGCGTACTGCGAGGGCGCggccgtcaccgccgagcAGACgcgtctcgtcctcgccgtgtgggagctcatcctcgaccgcgtcgctGACGGCGCGGGCAACCGCACGATTGCAGAACTCACGAGGTAGAGCCAGTTGTTCGGAGGCTTCGTCAGGCGTTTGGGTTATTTGATTTTTTCGTCTCTCCGTTCATATCCTGTATTTAGTAGCCGCCATACACACGAACATTGATCAATGCATGTAGACTAGTGCTTTATCCCCTGTGTCGCCCCACCCCTACGCGCTCGCGcctgtgcggcggcgccactcggcgtcgcggttacggcggtcgagggcggtctcggcgtcgcggaggcGCATGCGGCGGCCCTCCTGGCCCGCAATCGACAGGGTGCcggccacgagctcgacggtgCGCAGGCTCTCCATGTTGGCGGGGATGGCGTACGTCGTGAGGCGGGGGTCGGTGTTGGAGTCGATCAGGCCGATGGTGGGCACGTTGCGGGCGTTGCACTCGCGGATGCCGCCGACGTTCTCGCTCGGgttgaggaagacgacgaggtcgggcACGTAGGTCCCGCGCTTGACGACGTCCATGCCAAAGTACGTCTCGGCGTTGGTGAGCATGCCGGGCATCCAGTTGTCGGACGCGTAGCCGTTGTCGCCCATCCGTTCCGACGCGGCGATCACAATCTTCCGGTGCATCTTGCGCGTGCCGACGAACAGCACCACGCCGTCCGCcttggcgacgtcgcgcacgagcgttgccgcgcggcgcaggagCGGCAGCGTCTGCTCCAGGTCGATGATGGACAGGCCGGAGCGCGTGCCGTACACGTACGGCGAGAACGCGGGCGTCAGCAGCTGCGCAGAgtggccgagcgcggcgccagcagcgagcagagtcgacagcgacgcctcggtcggcgacgccgtgccccTGGGCTTGGACGCCGGCTCGGGGATGTAGAGCGGGACGTTGGCCTCTGCGTGTTGTTAGCAATGGTACCACAGCCAGAGTCTAGAGGCGAGCGCTCGCTACCCACTGATCGCCGCgtatcgccgccgccagtcgcGCACGTTGTTCATCTCGCGCGTCCAGTGCTGCTCGACGGTCTCGCCCGGGATAATGGTCGACTTgttcgacgacgtcgagctctccgcctcggccgaggcgtcgcgcgagcacgccgacgaggcaaAGGTGCGCGCGATGGGGGCCactgggcgtcagcgaggtTCTGTCGGCGCAGACCTACCAGGCCGCAATGCGCCCGTCTGGACCGCCCGGATCGAAGTAGTCGCCGCGCTCTTCATGCTGCCGGTGTTGCGTGTCGTTGCCGAATGGAGCTGCAGGAAAAGTCGAAATGAGTGCCGTTCTTGACTTTCAGTTTTCGGATCACGGCGGATTGTGTCGACGGAAGCAAATTTCAAGCTCATGTGGCATCTACATGTAAGCTACGAGTTGTGTGTATGTGCAAGATTATGCTGTCTACGGACTCCTCACGTCCTCCATCGGCTCaccctcgctctcgctcccGCTCTCACTTCCAGTCTCGCTACCTGACTCGCTGCCCATCTCGGCAtcgctgccctcgtcgttTCCCAGCGTCGGCAGCTCGTGGCGCTCAACCTCAaagccgagctccttgaagccagcctccacctcgtccgcctTGCCAGTGTTGACAGTCACCGCGCCGATAGCAGTGTTCGAGTCAAACACGGGAACAAAGTACTTGCGGATGACATCGCGGATCTGGTCCAGAGTCACACCAGGCAGCTTGGCAAGCATCTCCTGGCTAAAGTTCTTGCCGacgcccttgagcgcctcaTCAAGGTAGGCGGTCGAAGCCGCACCGCCAACAGTCTCCGACTTGCGGGCGTAGCTGTACGTCAAGCTGGCACGCGAGCCGTCAACAATGTTGGCGTCAATCTCCGtggtgccgtcggcgaggcccTTGAGGACCTTGCCAGCCTCACGGTACGCAAGCATGGCGTTGGGGCTGCGGTACACCGAGAAGCCGACGAGGCcagactcggcgtcgacctcgacgttggCGCCGTACGCCAGACCAGAGCCACGAATGGACTTCCAAAGGTACGACTCCATGGTGTTGAGAACGTTGGCAGCCAGTGTCAACGCAGGGAGGTCGGGGTGGTCCCAGCCACTCAGGCCCTTGGCGTAGTGGTGAGAGTACGAGCCTTCAATGGCAGCCATGGGGACGACAACAAGCTGGCGTGTGAGCTACGCGGTCAGAGCTTGGGCAGCTTACCTTCTTCGAGGGGTTCTTGCCCAGCTCAGTAAGCGACTGCTCAGACGTCGAGATGGTCTTGAGCGCAACAGCCTCCTTGATCGGGATGAAGTTCTTGGCAAGCACAGAGCGAGGCTCAGGCAGGCTCAAGATGTCACCAGCCACGGCAATGCGAAGGGCATCGGGGTTGATCACTAGGCCGGTCAGCAACGATCTCCAACATTCACAATCCACGTACAGGCAGCACgaagctcctcgagcgtcttgatCACCTTCTCCGggtcctccttgagctcctcggcgaccttggggATGAAGTCAAGGAGGCTGAGGACAGCGCACGActcggagggcgagcgcgaagcATCAAACGCGAGCTTGTTGATCCACGAACGGACAATCATGTCGCCGTCACGCTTCTGCGCAGGAAGGTTCTGGAGCTCCTTGGCAATGATAACCTCCAATCGCTCCTTGGTAAAGATGGAGCCAGTGAGGACGTCACGGAGCCAAGAAACCGCCTGGGCATAgttctccttctcggccttgatgGACACAGTGAAGTTCTCGGCAAAGCAGCGGCGGTAGGAGAAGTTGCTGTCCTGGTCAACAGTAAAGTCGTTGAGCTGGTTGACAACCTCCTCGTGCGAGAGCACGGTaccgtcggcgcggcggacgccgaggctgaaGAGGGACGGCTGCAGGATGGCCATGTAAGGCATCAAATGCGAAGGAAGGTTGGCAGCGTCCAGGAGAACGCTGATGGTGACAAAGTTGGACTTGACGTGCGAGAAGTGAGCCTGGAAGGGGACAGTGGCACCGTCAGCGTCAATGTGACGCTggacctcgcccttgtcggTCACAATCTTGTCGCCAGGAGCCTTGTTGATGGCAGTCTCCACAGGGATCCAGATGATCTCGGCAGGGTTGGTGACGGGGAAGCTGGTGAGGATCTCGGGAGGGATGGGTGTGTCGctctccttcttggccgcaTCCAGCTCCTCCTGCAGGCGCTTGAGgccagcctcgccgagctcagcCTTCTGCTTGGCGACACGCTCCTTCTCAGTCGTCTCAATCTCTTGCGAGAGCTTGGCGGAAGGCTTGCCAATGGTGGTAACTGAAGGCGCAGAGACAAGGTACTTGTCGATGAGGTTGGCCCACTCCTTCGCTGTCCACTTGCTGACGGTGGCAAAGTCACGGAGGTCGTCGAAGGCCTCAGGCaggtccttgccgtcgaAGTTGCCATACAGGAAGTCCTGGATGACAACGTCAGACAAGACGCTGCTGACAGAGGTCTCGGTGCGGTTGAGCATGGCGCGCTTCTCCCGGCGGATGACGCTGTTCATGCGCTCCATGTCGATTCCTTCCTCGGTGACAATCTTCTTAagcttggccttgacaaGGTCGGGGAAGGTCTCAAGGTGCTTCTTCGGGACATCGCTGGCAGTCAGCATCAACTCGTTGTGGTTGACGCGTCCATCCGTGTAGAAGCCAATGTATGTGGAGAGCGGCTCGGGAATCTCGATAAACTCCTTCtgcagcggcgaggtggccgagtGGGTGAGGTAGGTGCCAACAACGTCAAGCGCGAGGTTGTCCAAGAAGTTGGTGGGAGCGGGGCCAAGCCAAACGGACATGGTCTCGCCCAtcgactcgtcctcctccatgAACTCGACAACCTTGGTCTCCGAGCCGGGGAGTGTATGAGGCTCGGCAGTCGTGGTCTCAACGAAGGGGCGCTTCCAGCCGGGAGGAGGGGTGTAGGTGCCGCTGGtgttggcctcggcagcagcctTCTGCGCCAAGATGAGAGGCTCGACCTTGTTGTTGAGAACGTCGAACAGCTCAGGGACATTCACCGCACCGTCCATGTGAAGGCAGAGCTAGGGCCGTCAGCACATCACACAAGGGACCCCGATCGCCAGACTGACGTTGTGCGCGACATAGTATGTGCTGTGGTACTGGCGAACTTGAATGCGTCAGTCACAAACTCCGCGCACAATGACGTACTTTGTTCGGCGGTAAGAACACGAAGCATCTTGAGCAAACCACCCGTCTCCGAGCGGTACGCAGAGGTCTGGGGGTAGATCGTGCGCTGGAGCCTACAGGGTTAGAGTGAAGGCCA encodes the following:
- the SPAC3H1.02c gene encoding putative protein — translated: MIPCSSLKRLPRSAGILKHSARTAVTSLPITRHISTAKNHHRVPSASRLSFSPITLPRRSASTMVAPSSTARDYGHFKLVKSFDLDYAPVTVSKWRSDKTGLTVTLGNHSSPITNGYFVVASEIFDDTGRPHTLEHLVFLGSKAYPYKGVLDQLANRAGSNGTNAWTANDHTAYTIATAGSKGFLEMLPVYVDHILHPTMTDAGFVTEVHHINGEGEDAGVVYSEMQGRENQSYDRMALELQRTIYPQTSAYRSETGGLLKMLRVLTAEQIRQYHSTYYVAHNLCLHMDGAVNVPELFDVLNNKVEPLILAQKAAAEANTSGTYTPPPGWKRPFVETTTAEPHTLPGSETKVVEFMEEDESMGETMSVWLGPAPTNFLDNLALDVVGTYLTHSATSPLQKEFIEIPEPLSTYIGFYTDGRVNHNELMLTASDVPKKHLETFPDLVKAKLKKIVTEEGIDMERMNSVIRREKRAMLNRTETSVSSVLSDVVIQDFLYGNFDGKDLPEAFDDLRDFATVSKWTAKEWANLIDKYLVSAPSVTTIGKPSAKLSQEIETTEKERVAKQKAELGEAGLKRLQEELDAAKKESDTPIPPEILTSFPVTNPAEIIWIPVETAINKAPGDKIVTDKGEVQRHIDADGATVPFQAHFSHVKSNFVTISVLLDAANLPSHLMPYMAILQPSLFSLGVRRADGTVLSHEEVVNQLNDFTVDQDSNFSYRRCFAENFTVSIKAEKENYAQAVSWLRDVLTGSIFTKERLEVIIAKELQNLPAQKRDGDMIVRSWINKLAFDASRSPSESCAVLSLLDFIPKVAEELKEDPEKVIKTLEELRAALINPDALRIAVAGDILSLPEPRSVLAKNFIPIKEAVALKTISTSEQSLTELGKNPSKKLVVVPMAAIEGSYSHHYAKGLSGWDHPDLPALTLAANVLNTMESYLWKSIRGSGLAYGANVEVDAESGLVGFSVYRSPNAMLAYREAGKVLKGLADGTTEIDANIVDGSRASLTYSYARKSETVGGAASTAYLDEALKGVGKNFSQEMLAKLPGVTLDQIRDVIRKYFVPVFDSNTAIGAVTVNTGKADEVEAGFKELGFEVERHELPTLGNDEGSDAEMGSESGSETGSESGSESEVAPIARTFASSACSRDASAEAESSTSSNKSTIIPGETVEQHWTREMNNVRDWRRRYAAIKANVPLYIPEPASKPRGTASPTEASLSTLLAAGAALGHSAQLLTPAFSPYVYGTRSGLSIIDLEQTLPLLRRAATLVRDVAKADGVVLFVGTRKMHRKIVIAASERMGDNGYASDNWMPGMLTNAETYFGMDVVKRGTYVPDLVVFLNPSENVGGIRECNARNVPTIGLIDSNTDPRLTTYAIPANMESLRTVELVAGTLSIAGQEGRRMRLRDAETALDRRNRDAEWRRRTGASA